In Desulfobulbaceae bacterium, the genomic stretch TAACAATAACGTCTGCGACACCTCGATTGTTGGCTTGCTGGACAGCAGAAATTATCTCCTGGGCTGCCTCATTTCCTTGTACACGCACTGGGTAAATTTCTATGGGCAGAGAGGCGAACCTGGATCCTGAAATTTTCAAAAAATCATGTACTGCTGCACTTGTGGGGGAGGTTATTAAGGCAATTGCCCGAGGCAAAAATGGAATTTTCTTTTTATGTTCCGAGCTAAAAAGACCCTCGGCATCAAGCTTCTTTTTGAGCTGTTCAAAGGCAAGCTGCAACTCACCTTCGCCGGAAAATTCGATAGAGTCGACAGTGATTTGGTACTCACCTCGGGGTTCGTAGACTGAAATGCGGCCCCGGCAGATAATTTTATCGCCATTGGCAAGCTCTTTCGATAGATAGCGTTGCTGAGTTTTGAACAGGACAGCCTGAAGCTGGGAGGATTCGTCTTTGAGGGTAAAATAAAGGTGCCCGGAATAGGGTTTACGAATGTTGGAAACCTCGCCGCGCACTGAGATAAACGAAAAGCCGTTTTCTAAAATTAGTTTTATTGAACGGTTGATTTCCGTAACTGATTGAATGCTGTTGGCAGACCGCGGGCCGGAAAATGAACCAAAGAGTGTCGTCATGTTGTAATAAGGTGACCACAAAACAAATTTTTTTGTTGTTCAAAACGCAGATGAGTGGTTAATAGTAACCGTTGTTTTTAATGATACGCTAGCTTAGCATACAAATCAATATTCACTTTTAATTTGAAAGTTTTATGGTGCTGTTATTTACAGCGCAAAGGATACTTATGGCTAAATCAGATGTTTTTAATAAGAAACACGAAGATACCCTGGCGCATGATAAACGAGCGATTCTTGAAGAGATGAATCTGCCGCCTGCTTTAATTACTTTTATTCGAAGTAACTCTAAAAACATTAAGATTGTGATTGCTGTTTTGTTTGTTGGTCTTCTGGCCTGGGAGGGTTTTGCCAAGTACAGTTCTGTGCAGCGCGAAAAATCTTCGACAATGCTTTACGATGCTATTTCGGCTGATGATACTGCGGTTCAGGCCGAGCAGCTTAAAGAGCTTGCCGACAAGTATGCAAGCTCCGGAAGCGCCGTTTGGGCACAGGTTGAATTGGGGCACTTAGCCCTTAAAGATGGAAAGTATCAAGAGGCCGCCGGCTTTTATGCATCAGCTTTAGACAACCTTTCCTCGAAAAATCCGTTGTATCCTCTTGTGCAATTCAGTTTAGCGCAAGCCTATGAGAACCTTGCCGATACTGTGAAGGCAAAACAAATCTATAAGGAACTTATTGAGATACCTGGATTCGCTTCCGAGGGCCATTTAGGTCTCGGTCGGATAGCTGAGGAGGCGGGGGACTTTAAGCAGGCCTTAACACAGTATCAGGGGTATGTTAATCTGCCGGATGTGGGCCCTGGTCCAACAAAAGATTGGGTAGAAGGTCGTATATCTCAACTCAAAGGGGTTCAGTGACCTTAATTCTTCACTGCTCGGATTAACTAATTACAAGAAAGATTTGCCATATAAAAGGCGGCTCGCCCCCGAGTTGCCGGGCCAAATTCTTTTTTAATTTTTAGTCTGTTCTCGGAAATCACCAAAATCAAAATATGGAAGTTATTACTACCCCTAAGGAGATGACTGCCTGGTCAAACAGGCAGATTTCCGCCAACAAGACTATTGCTCTTGTACCTACTATGGGTTGTTTTCATGAGGGTCACTTGGCCCTTATGCGAGAGGCAGCCAGTCGTGCCGATCGGGTCGTAACAAGTTTGTTTGTGAATCCGCTTCAGTTTGGTCCAAACGAAGATTTTGACGCATACCCGCGAACCTTTAATGAGGACAGGGAAGGGGCTCAGGCGAGTGGTGTCCATGTTCTTTTTGCCCCCGAAAGATCGACGCTTTACCCGGAAGGTTTTAGCTGTAACCTTGTGGTTGGGGACCTGACCAAGAATCTTTGTGGCGGTTCTCGCCCCGGTCATTTCGATGGGGTGACAACTGTCGTGGGTAAGCTGTTTAATATTGTTAAGCCCCAGGTGGCTGTATTTGGCCAAAAAGATTTTCAGCAGCTGGCGGTGATCAGAAAGATGGTAACGGAGATGAATTGGGATGTTACTCTTATTGGTCACCCGATTGTTCGTGAGCCAGACGGTTTGGCGATGAGTTCCCGTAATAAATATCTGAATCCTGGTGAACGGATGTCGGCCTTGTGCCTTTCTGCGGCCCTAGAGGCTGCACGGAGTTCAGTTGCACAAGGGGAAAGGGATGCTGAAGTTATTATTGAAAAGGCAGTTGAATGTATTAATGCAGTAAAGTTTACTGAAATTGATTATATATCGGTAGTTAATGATTTAACCCTTATCGAGCAGAAACAAGTCTGTTCCAGCTCGGTAATGGCTCTGGCGGTGAGAGTTGGAAAGACCCGATTGATTGACAACGGGTATCTGGTGGCTATACCTGTGAGGAGTATTTATGAAACGTGATATGCTAAAATCAAAAATTCATCGTGCCACGGTAACGCAGTCCCATCTCAGTTATGAGGGAAGTCTGTCGGTTGACCGGAATTTGATGGATGCTGTTGGTTTGGTGGCTTTTGAGAAAATTGGTGTATATAACATTAATAACGGTGAACGCTTCGAAACGTACGTTATTGAGGGTGAGCGCGGAAGTGGAATTATCGGGCTAAACGGTGCCGCATCTCGTAAGGGCCTGGTTGGCGATTTGGTAATTATCGTGAGTTACGCAGCCTTTACCGATGATGAGCTGGTGAACTATAAACCGCAGATTGTTGTGCTCAATCAAGATAACAGCATCAAAGCTATCTGTGAAAAATAGACTATGCTATTGCTCGCAGCAGCAACAGAGCTTGAACTAAAACCACTCACTGATTTGCTCGGTCAGCACAATACGTATTGCCACCTTATTACAGGGGTAGGGTTACTCGAGACAGCCATTACCCTGACCAGCTTTATAGGCTCAACTCGCGGTAGAACTGTCAGCGGCGTAGTTAATTTTGGGGTTGCCGGGGGGTTTCACCAAACAGGAGTCAAGCTGCTGGATATCTGCCTTGCCGAAAATGAGCGCCTGGCTGACCTGGGAATATGTTATGGCGACCGCATTGAGGCCTTTGATTCTCTTGATCTCCCTACTTTCTGGGAGGCCGATCGGGCCATGCTGTCTGCTGCATCTTCAGCCGTTTATGGCTCGGGACTGACTTCCCGGAAAGGTTCGTTTATCTCTGTTAATGGGGTGAGTGGCAGCGACAGTCGAGCGGAATTTTTTTGGAAACGCTTTCAGCCGCTGTGTGAAAACATGGAAGGTGCGGCGGTTATGAGGGTTTGCCAACAGTTTGATCTG encodes the following:
- the xseA gene encoding exodeoxyribonuclease VII large subunit; this translates as MTTLFGSFSGPRSANSIQSVTEINRSIKLILENGFSFISVRGEVSNIRKPYSGHLYFTLKDESSQLQAVLFKTQQRYLSKELANGDKIICRGRISVYEPRGEYQITVDSIEFSGEGELQLAFEQLKKKLDAEGLFSSEHKKKIPFLPRAIALITSPTSAAVHDFLKISGSRFASLPIEIYPVRVQGNEAAQEIISAVQQANNRGVADVIV
- a CDS encoding tetratricopeptide repeat protein, coding for MAKSDVFNKKHEDTLAHDKRAILEEMNLPPALITFIRSNSKNIKIVIAVLFVGLLAWEGFAKYSSVQREKSSTMLYDAISADDTAVQAEQLKELADKYASSGSAVWAQVELGHLALKDGKYQEAAGFYASALDNLSSKNPLYPLVQFSLAQAYENLADTVKAKQIYKELIEIPGFASEGHLGLGRIAEEAGDFKQALTQYQGYVNLPDVGPGPTKDWVEGRISQLKGVQ
- a CDS encoding pantoate--beta-alanine ligase is translated as MEVITTPKEMTAWSNRQISANKTIALVPTMGCFHEGHLALMREAASRADRVVTSLFVNPLQFGPNEDFDAYPRTFNEDREGAQASGVHVLFAPERSTLYPEGFSCNLVVGDLTKNLCGGSRPGHFDGVTTVVGKLFNIVKPQVAVFGQKDFQQLAVIRKMVTEMNWDVTLIGHPIVREPDGLAMSSRNKYLNPGERMSALCLSAALEAARSSVAQGERDAEVIIEKAVECINAVKFTEIDYISVVNDLTLIEQKQVCSSSVMALAVRVGKTRLIDNGYLVAIPVRSIYET
- a CDS encoding aspartate 1-decarboxylase produces the protein MKRDMLKSKIHRATVTQSHLSYEGSLSVDRNLMDAVGLVAFEKIGVYNINNGERFETYVIEGERGSGIIGLNGAASRKGLVGDLVIIVSYAAFTDDELVNYKPQIVVLNQDNSIKAICEK
- the mqnB gene encoding futalosine hydrolase — translated: MLLLAAATELELKPLTDLLGQHNTYCHLITGVGLLETAITLTSFIGSTRGRTVSGVVNFGVAGGFHQTGVKLLDICLAENERLADLGICYGDRIEAFDSLDLPTFWEADRAMLSAASSAVYGSGLTSRKGSFISVNGVSGSDSRAEFFWKRFQPLCENMEGAAVMRVCQQFDLPCLEVRAISNFVENRNPASWKLEEAAVQCAKAVACIVESL